A genomic region of Enterococcus sp. 12C11_DIV0727 contains the following coding sequences:
- a CDS encoding helix-turn-helix transcriptional regulator: MLSDEKLNFLTQVAKALAGQFGENCEIVIHKINENNVNNTIVSIENGHVSSRQLGDGPSQVVLEALKKDPADLIDHVNYLTRTHDGRILKSSTVYFKDKSGSLDGIFAINYDITALIAAESTLKSLVSIDEQEDEKEPDYIPQDINELLDDLIDESVKLVGKPVPLMTKDDKIKCIQFLNSKGAFLVTKSGDKVAGFFNISKYTLYSYIDAK; this comes from the coding sequence ATGCTTTCCGATGAAAAATTAAATTTTCTGACTCAAGTTGCTAAAGCTTTGGCTGGTCAGTTTGGTGAAAATTGTGAAATCGTTATTCATAAAATCAATGAAAACAATGTTAACAATACCATCGTCTCTATTGAAAATGGCCATGTTTCTTCGCGTCAGCTTGGGGATGGACCCTCTCAAGTTGTTTTAGAGGCATTAAAAAAAGATCCAGCTGATTTGATCGATCACGTCAATTATTTGACGCGAACACATGATGGTCGTATTTTAAAATCAAGCACCGTTTATTTCAAAGATAAATCTGGTAGCTTAGATGGAATTTTTGCCATCAATTATGACATCACCGCTTTGATTGCGGCCGAATCAACGTTAAAATCACTTGTTTCCATCGATGAACAAGAGGATGAGAAAGAACCTGATTATATTCCTCAAGATATCAACGAACTTTTAGATGATTTGATTGATGAATCAGTGAAATTAGTTGGCAAACCTGTTCCATTGATGACAAAAGATGATAAAATCAAATGCATCCAGTTTTTAAATAGCAAAGGAGCCTTTTTAGTAACAAAATCAGGCGACAAAGTAGCTGGATTTTTCAATATTTCAAAATATACATTATATAGCTATATCGATGCTAAGTAA
- a CDS encoding Mur ligase family protein, with the protein MGIRSHVAIAAGKTSQWVLQTFFKGGSSYPGKLALKIDPKILDTLAKDYEIVVVTGTNGKTLTTALTVNILRQEFDHVLTNPTGANMEQGIVSTFLSAKNKKAKKKFAVLEIDEASLSRVTKYIEPKLFLFTNIFRDQMDRYGEIYTTYKLIVDGAAAAPNAPILCNGDSPIFNSVETINPRKYYGFNHEPDKEQVAHYNTDGLLCPKCHHILHYKMITYANLGKYYCPNCGFHRPELDVQLTEMVAMDNTSADFVIDGSEYSIAVGGMYNVYNALAATAVAEHYGVAPEKIKAGLSYDEKVFGRQETINIDGKLCTLILVKNPVGLNQVIDMMGLSPYSFSLVSLLNANYADGIDVSWIWDGDHESFAQMDIPEVIAGGDRHTDMALRLKVAGIPEDNLKEIPNLEDVITAIKKLPTERVYILATYTAVLQLRKQLTAQGYIK; encoded by the coding sequence ATGGGAATTAGAAGTCATGTAGCGATAGCCGCTGGAAAAACTTCTCAATGGGTTTTACAAACTTTTTTCAAAGGCGGCAGCAGCTATCCTGGAAAACTAGCACTAAAAATCGATCCAAAAATTTTGGATACCTTGGCAAAAGATTATGAAATCGTCGTTGTTACTGGTACGAATGGAAAAACATTGACTACTGCTTTAACGGTAAATATTTTAAGACAAGAATTTGATCACGTACTGACGAATCCAACAGGTGCGAATATGGAACAAGGAATCGTTTCAACGTTCTTATCTGCCAAAAATAAAAAAGCAAAAAAGAAATTTGCCGTTTTAGAAATCGACGAGGCTAGTTTAAGTCGTGTTACAAAATATATCGAACCAAAACTATTCTTATTTACAAATATTTTTCGAGATCAAATGGATCGCTACGGTGAAATTTACACTACTTACAAATTGATTGTAGATGGTGCAGCGGCTGCTCCTAATGCTCCAATCCTATGTAACGGTGATTCACCGATCTTCAACTCAGTTGAAACGATCAATCCGAGAAAATACTATGGGTTTAATCATGAGCCAGATAAAGAGCAAGTGGCTCATTACAATACAGATGGACTACTTTGCCCAAAATGTCACCATATTTTACATTATAAAATGATCACTTATGCTAATCTTGGAAAATATTATTGTCCAAACTGTGGTTTTCATCGTCCTGAACTAGATGTTCAACTTACCGAGATGGTTGCAATGGATAATACTTCTGCTGATTTTGTCATTGATGGTTCTGAATATAGCATTGCTGTTGGGGGAATGTACAATGTCTACAATGCCTTGGCTGCTACGGCTGTTGCAGAGCATTACGGTGTTGCGCCGGAAAAAATCAAAGCAGGACTAAGCTATGATGAAAAAGTATTTGGTCGCCAAGAAACCATCAATATTGATGGTAAATTATGCACGTTGATTTTAGTTAAAAACCCAGTTGGTTTAAATCAAGTGATCGATATGATGGGCCTTTCTCCTTATTCTTTCTCACTTGTCTCATTATTAAATGCGAATTATGCAGACGGTATCGATGTTAGCTGGATCTGGGACGGTGACCATGAGTCGTTTGCCCAAATGGACATTCCCGAAGTGATTGCTGGTGGTGACCGCCATACAGATATGGCTTTACGACTAAAAGTTGCTGGAATTCCTGAAGATAATTTAAAAGAAATCCCTAATCTTGAGGATGTAATCACGGCAATCAAAAAATTGCCGACAGAACGTGTTTATATTTTAGCTACGTACACGGCAGTTTTACAGTTACGAAAACAACTAACTGCTCAAGGTTATATTAAATAG
- a CDS encoding type 1 glutamine amidotransferase — protein MTKELVVCHLYGNLLNTYGDNGNLLMLKYLAEKMNVTFRSEIISIYEPFDPNKYDLVFVGGGQDFEQLIISEDIQTKKEELTEYIENDGVMLAICGGFQLLGHYYMGAKGEKIHGIGALDHYTLSQDNNRYIGDIVIHNEEFNETYYGFENHNGRTFLGKGERPLGNVIKGKGNNSEDGSEGVIYKNVFGSYFHGPILARNENLGVRLIKTALEKKYSEPFEVPQEVLTVK, from the coding sequence ATGACTAAAGAATTAGTTGTATGCCATTTATATGGAAATCTACTAAATACTTATGGTGACAATGGTAATTTACTAATGTTAAAATACCTTGCTGAAAAAATGAATGTCACCTTTCGTTCTGAGATCATCAGTATTTATGAACCTTTTGACCCGAATAAATATGATTTAGTTTTCGTTGGTGGTGGTCAAGATTTTGAGCAACTGATCATTTCTGAAGATATCCAAACTAAAAAAGAAGAACTGACCGAATATATTGAAAATGATGGCGTAATGTTGGCAATTTGTGGTGGATTTCAATTGTTAGGCCACTATTATATGGGAGCTAAAGGTGAAAAAATCCATGGAATCGGTGCTTTGGATCACTATACGTTAAGCCAAGATAATAACCGCTACATTGGTGATATTGTCATTCATAATGAAGAATTCAATGAAACGTATTACGGTTTTGAAAATCATAATGGCCGAACTTTTCTCGGAAAAGGTGAGCGTCCTTTAGGGAATGTAATCAAGGGAAAAGGCAATAATAGTGAAGACGGTTCTGAAGGTGTAATCTACAAGAATGTTTTTGGTTCTTATTTCCACGGACCGATTCTTGCTCGTAATGAGAACCTAGGCGTTCGCTTGATCAAAACTGCCTTAGAAAAAAAATACAGTGAACCCTTTGAGGTCCCACAAGAGGTATTGACTGTTAAATAA
- the manA gene encoding mannose-6-phosphate isomerase, class I — MQQPLFLKPVFQEKIWGGDRLHTVFGFDLPSNKIGEDWAISAHPHGVSTVENGVFSGQKLDELWANHRELFGHAKGDVFPLLTKILDAEDDLSVQVHPDDTYGLAHEGELGKTECWYIIDAEPGSTIIYGHNAKSREELEAMIKDARWDDLLKKVPVKKGDFFYVPSGTIHAIGKGIMILETQQSSDTTYRVYDYDRKDDQGQTRELHIQQSVDVTTVPAKEAQLSIQQQNQGQSSIITYLKTPFFNVYEWQVKGVLNLKKNAPYTLATVIDGVGQLIIEEVETVKTESYELSKGTSFILPNDITKWRVEGDLTIIASEPGVDA, encoded by the coding sequence ATGCAGCAACCTTTATTTCTAAAACCAGTATTCCAAGAAAAAATTTGGGGTGGCGATCGTTTACACACTGTATTCGGTTTTGACTTACCAAGTAATAAAATCGGAGAAGACTGGGCGATCAGTGCGCATCCTCATGGTGTTAGCACTGTGGAGAATGGTGTCTTTTCTGGGCAAAAGCTCGACGAACTTTGGGCAAATCACCGTGAACTATTTGGTCATGCCAAGGGCGATGTTTTTCCTTTATTAACAAAAATTTTGGACGCGGAAGATGATTTATCTGTGCAAGTGCATCCAGATGATACTTATGGATTGGCTCATGAAGGCGAACTTGGAAAAACCGAGTGTTGGTATATTATTGATGCTGAACCAGGATCTACGATCATTTATGGACATAATGCCAAGAGCCGTGAAGAACTAGAAGCAATGATCAAAGATGCACGTTGGGATGATTTACTGAAAAAAGTTCCAGTTAAAAAAGGTGACTTTTTCTATGTGCCAAGTGGAACGATCCATGCAATCGGTAAAGGGATCATGATTTTAGAAACACAACAAAGTAGTGATACAACGTATCGTGTATATGACTACGATAGAAAAGATGATCAAGGCCAAACGAGAGAACTGCACATTCAACAATCTGTGGATGTTACGACAGTTCCAGCTAAAGAGGCACAATTATCGATCCAGCAACAAAACCAAGGGCAATCAAGTATTATTACCTACTTGAAAACACCTTTTTTCAATGTATATGAATGGCAAGTCAAAGGTGTATTGAATCTTAAAAAAAATGCGCCGTATACATTAGCAACAGTCATTGATGGTGTCGGTCAGTTGATCATTGAAGAGGTTGAGACGGTTAAAACTGAAAGCTATGAATTGAGTAAAGGAACAAGCTTTATTTTACCGAATGATATCACAAAATGGCGTGTCGAAGGAGACTTGACGATTATTGCTTCAGAGCCTGGTGTAGATGCCTAA
- a CDS encoding serine hydrolase domain-containing protein: MYKETSKKIKTLMNEGVFPGVSFSFMTDTASEDHTWGNARLIPTVEELKPSLLFDVASLTKVICTTTVVLQLLEEKIIEIDAPFKNYYPVFEDEKITIRHLLTHTSDIQSYIENRDALSKSELQQAYNLVRSGESLGKKVAYTDTGTILLGFMLEELLEKDVIEIFKERVLDTLDMTDSCFLPSDPSKTVPTENHPVRGVIRGQTHDPKAFVLAEHAGNAGLFTNLADLKKFTSMYLNEGLYQKTRVLRKQTVCLLLADQTPDKCGHRSLGWDLKADLTGRPFLFHTGYTGTFLLIDLKEKEAFIFLSNRVHPVDERATYIEKRDELIDIYLKEKNSKQR; this comes from the coding sequence ATGTATAAAGAAACAAGCAAAAAAATTAAGACTTTGATGAATGAGGGTGTTTTTCCTGGTGTTAGTTTTTCATTTATGACTGACACAGCATCCGAAGATCATACCTGGGGAAATGCTCGACTTATACCTACAGTCGAAGAGCTAAAGCCTTCGCTGCTTTTTGATGTTGCTTCTTTGACAAAAGTTATTTGTACAACAACAGTGGTCTTACAATTGCTGGAAGAGAAAATTATCGAAATTGATGCACCTTTCAAAAATTATTATCCAGTATTTGAAGATGAAAAAATAACGATTCGACATCTATTGACTCATACATCTGATATTCAAAGTTATATTGAAAATCGAGATGCTTTATCGAAAAGTGAATTGCAGCAGGCATATAATCTGGTTCGCTCAGGGGAATCTTTAGGAAAAAAAGTAGCATATACAGATACTGGGACGATTTTATTGGGATTTATGTTAGAAGAATTGCTAGAGAAAGACGTCATTGAAATTTTTAAGGAACGTGTTTTAGACACCTTGGATATGACAGATAGTTGCTTTTTACCATCAGATCCATCCAAAACCGTACCAACAGAAAACCATCCCGTAAGAGGTGTGATTCGCGGACAAACTCATGATCCAAAAGCGTTTGTTTTAGCTGAACATGCTGGCAATGCTGGTTTATTCACTAACTTAGCTGATCTTAAAAAATTCACCTCAATGTATTTGAATGAAGGCCTGTATCAGAAAACGAGAGTATTAAGAAAGCAGACAGTTTGTTTGTTGTTGGCGGATCAAACACCAGATAAGTGCGGACATCGTTCTTTAGGATGGGATTTGAAAGCTGATTTAACAGGAAGGCCGTTTTTATTTCATACTGGGTATACAGGAACTTTTTTGCTAATTGATCTAAAAGAAAAAGAAGCGTTTATTTTTCTATCTAATCGAGTTCATCCCGTAGATGAGAGAGCAACGTACATTGAAAAAAGAGATGAATTGATTGACATTTATTTGAAAGAAAAAAATAGCAAACAAAGATGA
- a CDS encoding VOC family protein, producing the protein MEKFQLSEDVYVRTVALRVKDVEKMVRFYKNVLGFILKLEENNLSIFGSQEKDSRLLILEEADLAEEQLVSLNKAVCLSLRIPTKEEFGSLLRRITAHNYPIGKSVQQGNRKSVFLEDPEGNELEINYQKSVNQAVETAESLDIQTLIQESNVLYSSLSADVVFDRIKLHVENKSEHLAFYQDVLGMFSEDVSMGKLSMKNGNFEIYLADSVTQNENKLESEECLGVDFFVLGLETETEMKLLKQHLENKQQKFFVDKKLTILTIYDPSDIEWWFVRN; encoded by the coding sequence ATGGAAAAGTTTCAATTATCGGAAGATGTATATGTAAGAACGGTTGCGTTGCGTGTGAAAGATGTAGAAAAAATGGTTCGTTTCTACAAAAATGTGTTGGGGTTTATTTTGAAATTGGAAGAAAATAATTTGTCTATCTTTGGTTCACAAGAAAAGGATAGCAGATTGCTGATATTAGAGGAAGCAGATCTAGCTGAAGAGCAGTTAGTCTCTTTGAACAAAGCTGTTTGTTTATCATTACGAATTCCGACTAAGGAAGAATTTGGTAGTCTTTTGAGAAGAATTACAGCACATAATTATCCTATCGGTAAATCAGTACAGCAAGGAAATCGTAAAAGTGTCTTCTTAGAAGATCCCGAGGGGAATGAGCTGGAAATTAATTATCAAAAATCAGTTAACCAAGCTGTAGAGACAGCTGAATCACTAGATATTCAAACATTAATACAAGAAAGCAATGTATTATATTCAAGCCTTTCAGCAGACGTGGTATTTGATCGGATCAAACTGCATGTAGAAAACAAGTCAGAGCATTTAGCTTTTTATCAAGATGTTTTAGGAATGTTTTCTGAAGATGTTTCAATGGGGAAGCTGTCGATGAAAAATGGTAATTTTGAGATTTACTTGGCAGATTCTGTCACACAAAATGAGAATAAACTAGAGAGTGAAGAATGTTTGGGAGTAGATTTTTTCGTTTTAGGATTAGAAACTGAAACTGAAATGAAATTACTTAAGCAGCATTTAGAAAATAAGCAGCAAAAATTTTTTGTTGATAAAAAATTAACCATTTTAACCATTTATGATCCAAGTGACATTGAATGGTGGTTTGTACGAAACTAG
- a CDS encoding ABC transporter permease, with protein MISNLLISTLLSLRAHKLRVFLTMIGIIIGIASVVTISTLGEGMKKQVMSATSAMNTDVVKLHYTMQDESASGMMSFEEPDYSFSRVDMKKVRDIDGIETIYPQYGDGVMGDNLTTQLDYFGAKANLMVTSNRGNNKLKYGRDFDDRDINKDVIILNHDTFDMSLKMDDPSELIGKAVAINGYMYKVIGILEPFDYDSLDNTEAMSLDWNTVSSSFVSRSSYNKLASSKSISGINFKLKEGTDKQTVIAQAVTILSENHPDVKGVFKENDLEQKNQKQMEDAIGGMTMFLMAVTAISLLVGGIGVMNIMYVSVTERKREIGIRRAIGAKPRMILMQFLLEAAFITLLGGLIGVGIGYLLSTLVGGFVDIIPVMTPAIFAISTVVSIFTGVIFGIIPAISASRMDPIKAIYN; from the coding sequence ATGATTTCAAACTTATTGATTAGTACACTTTTAAGTTTACGTGCGCATAAATTACGAGTGTTTCTAACGATGATCGGTATTATCATTGGAATTGCTTCCGTTGTGACCATTTCTACTCTTGGTGAAGGGATGAAAAAACAAGTAATGTCGGCAACGAGTGCAATGAACACGGATGTCGTTAAGCTCCATTATACCATGCAAGATGAAAGTGCTTCGGGAATGATGAGCTTTGAAGAACCTGATTATAGTTTTTCAAGAGTTGATATGAAAAAAGTCAGAGATATCGATGGTATCGAAACGATTTATCCTCAATATGGCGATGGTGTGATGGGGGATAATTTAACGACTCAGTTGGATTATTTTGGTGCCAAGGCAAACTTGATGGTCACTTCAAACAGGGGCAACAACAAACTAAAATATGGTCGTGATTTCGATGATCGAGATATCAATAAAGATGTGATCATCTTAAATCATGATACGTTTGATATGAGTTTAAAAATGGATGATCCAAGTGAATTGATTGGTAAAGCAGTTGCAATCAATGGTTATATGTACAAAGTAATCGGTATTTTGGAACCATTTGATTATGATTCATTAGATAATACTGAGGCAATGTCTTTGGATTGGAATACTGTTTCAAGCAGTTTTGTTTCAAGAAGTTCTTATAATAAATTGGCTAGCTCAAAGTCAATTAGTGGAATCAATTTTAAATTAAAAGAAGGTACTGATAAACAAACTGTGATTGCTCAAGCGGTTACGATTTTAAGTGAAAATCATCCAGATGTTAAAGGTGTGTTCAAAGAAAATGATCTGGAACAAAAGAATCAAAAACAAATGGAAGACGCTATCGGAGGAATGACGATGTTTCTGATGGCTGTGACAGCAATTTCTCTATTAGTTGGAGGAATTGGTGTAATGAATATCATGTATGTCTCTGTAACGGAAAGGAAACGAGAAATCGGGATTCGTAGAGCAATTGGAGCAAAACCGCGAATGATTTTAATGCAATTTTTATTGGAAGCGGCATTTATTACGTTGTTAGGTGGATTGATCGGTGTGGGAATAGGTTACCTGCTTTCTACGCTCGTCGGTGGATTTGTAGATATCATACCTGTCATGACCCCAGCAATATTTGCGATTTCCACAGTAGTTTCGATTTTTACAGGCGTTATTTTTGGGATTATCCCTGCGATTAGTGCGTCAAGAATGGATCCAATCAAGGCCATTTATAATTAA
- a CDS encoding ABC transporter ATP-binding protein, producing MIQQEQSPRPLIQMQAINKYFPVGKEKLQVLKSLDLTINEGEFIMIMGKSGSGKTTLMNIIGFLDRVSDGNYLFKGEDVSTLSENKKSEFRNEYLGFIFQQFFLINSLNVSQNVQLPCVYEGKKSNDEKRKIAEKYLELVGLGAKTKAKVNELSGGQQQRVAIARSLVNDPLLIMADEPTGALDSETGTEIMELLTELNRQGKTIVMVTHDADMKKYATRVIHMKDGRFLEEEVIR from the coding sequence ATGATACAACAAGAGCAAAGCCCGCGACCTCTTATTCAGATGCAAGCAATCAATAAGTATTTTCCTGTTGGGAAAGAAAAATTGCAGGTTTTAAAATCATTGGATTTGACGATCAATGAAGGTGAATTTATTATGATCATGGGAAAATCTGGAAGTGGTAAAACCACCTTGATGAATATCATTGGATTTTTAGATCGAGTGTCTGATGGAAATTATCTTTTCAAAGGGGAAGATGTTTCAACTCTTTCAGAAAACAAGAAATCAGAATTCCGTAATGAATATTTGGGTTTTATTTTCCAACAGTTCTTTTTGATCAATTCACTGAATGTTAGTCAGAATGTGCAATTACCTTGTGTTTATGAAGGTAAAAAAAGCAATGATGAAAAGCGCAAGATTGCTGAAAAATATCTAGAGTTGGTTGGTTTAGGAGCAAAAACAAAAGCTAAAGTGAATGAATTATCTGGTGGACAACAACAACGTGTAGCGATTGCGCGTTCTTTAGTCAATGATCCACTTTTGATCATGGCTGATGAACCTACAGGAGCATTAGATAGTGAGACGGGAACAGAAATCATGGAGTTGTTGACTGAGCTGAATCGTCAAGGAAAGACGATTGTAATGGTTACTCATGATGCAGATATGAAGAAATATGCCACTCGAGTGATTCATATGAAAGATGGCCGCTTTCTTGAAGAAGAGGTGATTCGATGA
- a CDS encoding efflux RND transporter periplasmic adaptor subunit: MKKKKIMIIVGIVAVVLIGLFILPNLFGGKPSASSDQKAVTEDLGIEYFEVPDIEQVYINGVVQPEQAEAFSKDAKMTSTPEIKVNNGDVVEPETILFTYEDKEITKEIEAQNNTLSKLATKKQNIYKKWNRAIDTYNKTKEEERTTNGAAIDEQHQAEVDGVDEEILFSNETVADLSTKQFISTKAKFKGRVSIPEVKDENAPVLRLTSDGLYVAGKVNEKDLMKIAVDQKANLSVVSSGTTVTGKISYIDDNPPEVKAAQGESSNAEGSMSNYNVKLSLDSLEGIKNGYHMQATINLGDSKPIEVPKKAVHDQDGKKYVLVNDFGSVIRRDVQIGEEKGENTVINSGLESADRIIVSSKKEVKEGDLIGEGTDESGEAAPAAKE; this comes from the coding sequence ATGAAAAAGAAAAAAATAATGATTATTGTTGGAATAGTTGCTGTGGTACTTATCGGTCTATTTATACTTCCTAATTTATTCGGTGGCAAACCATCTGCTAGTTCAGATCAGAAAGCGGTTACGGAGGATTTAGGCATCGAATACTTTGAAGTTCCAGATATTGAACAAGTCTACATCAATGGTGTAGTACAACCGGAACAGGCAGAAGCTTTTTCAAAAGATGCAAAAATGACAAGTACACCAGAAATCAAAGTAAATAATGGGGACGTTGTCGAACCAGAGACAATATTATTTACCTATGAAGACAAGGAAATCACAAAAGAAATCGAAGCGCAAAATAATACCCTAAGTAAACTAGCGACAAAAAAACAGAATATTTATAAGAAATGGAATCGAGCAATCGATACTTATAATAAAACAAAAGAAGAAGAGCGAACAACAAACGGAGCCGCGATTGATGAACAACATCAAGCTGAGGTTGATGGTGTTGATGAAGAAATTTTGTTTTCAAATGAAACGGTAGCTGACCTGTCTACCAAGCAATTTATCTCAACCAAAGCAAAATTTAAAGGACGCGTTTCTATCCCAGAAGTTAAGGATGAAAATGCTCCTGTTCTTCGTTTAACATCAGATGGTCTATACGTTGCTGGAAAAGTAAATGAAAAAGATTTAATGAAGATTGCTGTTGATCAAAAAGCAAATCTTTCAGTTGTTTCAAGTGGTACTACCGTGACTGGAAAAATTTCGTATATTGATGACAATCCGCCGGAAGTCAAAGCAGCTCAAGGTGAAAGCAGTAATGCTGAAGGATCGATGTCCAATTATAATGTAAAATTATCGCTTGATAGTTTAGAAGGAATAAAAAATGGCTATCATATGCAAGCGACGATCAATTTAGGAGATAGTAAACCAATCGAGGTCCCTAAAAAGGCAGTTCATGATCAAGATGGTAAAAAATATGTATTGGTCAATGACTTTGGTTCTGTAATTCGCCGTGATGTACAAATTGGTGAAGAAAAAGGAGAAAATACTGTTATAAATTCAGGATTAGAATCTGCAGATCGAATCATTGTTTCTTCTAAGAAAGAAGTCAAGGAAGGCGATTTAATTGGAGAAGGCACGGATGAATCGGGAGAAGCAGCGCCAGCAGCAAAAGAATAG
- a CDS encoding TetR/AcrR family transcriptional regulator encodes MPKSTFFHLSEEKQRRLLEAASIEFSRVALKEASIANIIKLAEIPRGSFYQYFEDKEDLYYYYFDLLSQDRKSEITKCVQESDGDLFDGMRKYFSKIVLEALSGPHAGFYKHFYMDSDYRSMVRILPELQTIKKKGEKSQKMRHGHQLYTLIDRSKLKIADEKEFKMVMQILINIVFTSIIEGYQKGDNPLEKDLTGIINDFKIKLNWVKNGLSK; translated from the coding sequence ATGCCAAAAAGTACTTTTTTCCATTTATCAGAAGAAAAACAACGTAGATTGTTGGAGGCGGCTTCGATCGAATTTTCTAGAGTTGCACTGAAAGAAGCATCGATTGCTAATATTATAAAGCTAGCTGAGATACCCAGAGGCAGTTTTTATCAATATTTCGAAGATAAAGAAGATCTCTACTATTATTATTTTGATTTATTAAGTCAGGATAGAAAAAGTGAAATCACAAAATGTGTGCAAGAATCAGACGGAGATTTATTTGACGGAATGAGAAAATATTTCTCAAAAATAGTTTTAGAAGCATTAAGTGGGCCACATGCGGGCTTTTATAAACATTTTTATATGGATAGTGATTATCGCTCAATGGTGCGGATTTTGCCTGAATTGCAAACGATTAAAAAGAAGGGAGAAAAATCACAAAAAATGCGTCACGGGCATCAACTCTATACCTTGATTGATCGATCTAAACTAAAGATTGCGGATGAAAAAGAATTTAAAATGGTGATGCAAATACTGATAAATATTGTTTTTACTTCGATCATAGAGGGGTATCAAAAAGGAGATAATCCTCTTGAAAAGGATTTAACCGGGATTATAAACGATTTTAAAATCAAACTAAATTGGGTGAAAAACGGACTCTCTAAATAA
- a CDS encoding guanylate kinase, producing MGEAKLKHPFFVIIGPSGSGKTRIAEAVFQKEYKVVSHTTRPIRTGEQDGTDYYFETKERFDYLVNTKSLAEYDTYHGYHYGVGIAELMNKTKNHSAYDVLTINGFQKIQNQFGSMVIPIFLEVSKKNVLSRLKIREVSEEVINARGALYDQESTNKNTVMNYPHHYIIDANQPFEEVVKAVKQAVTEVMQLDLG from the coding sequence ATGGGAGAAGCAAAATTAAAACATCCTTTTTTTGTTATTATTGGTCCAAGTGGTTCGGGTAAAACCAGAATAGCAGAAGCAGTTTTTCAGAAAGAGTACAAGGTGGTTTCTCATACAACACGTCCAATTAGAACTGGAGAGCAAGATGGTACGGATTATTATTTTGAAACAAAAGAGCGATTTGACTATTTGGTGAATACTAAGTCATTAGCTGAGTATGATACTTATCATGGCTATCATTATGGGGTAGGAATTGCGGAGTTAATGAACAAAACAAAGAATCATTCTGCTTATGATGTATTAACAATCAATGGTTTTCAGAAAATTCAAAATCAATTTGGAAGTATGGTTATTCCGATTTTTTTAGAAGTATCCAAAAAAAATGTTTTATCAAGGTTAAAAATTAGAGAAGTAAGCGAAGAAGTCATAAATGCACGTGGGGCACTTTATGATCAGGAATCTACAAATAAAAATACAGTGATGAACTATCCGCATCACTATATTATCGATGCAAACCAGCCATTCGAAGAAGTTGTTAAGGCTGTAAAGCAGGCAGTAACTGAAGTAATGCAACTTGATCTAGGATGA